One Bacillus sp. SM2101 genomic window, GAAGCATCTGGGTTAAAAGGCTTAATAATATCAGCTGGATGGAGTGGGGGAGGGTATAAACTTTCCCCAGCAGTAGGACAAAGAACAGTTAAACTCATCAAAGAGATGGAACAATAAATAAAATGATTTATGTTTAAAGTAAGGTTGGTCAAGAAAGGGCTCTTTTCGTAAACGTCATTTTATAGTTCCTAGAGAAGAAAAGATGCCCTGGAACAATAGATATCTACGTATTTATATCTTAGAGCGAAAAGCAACAAATAATTCGAAAACAGCCAACAAGTAATTATCATAAAATACTAACTACTTATAAAGAAGGAAGGTCAGTAGATGAAAACTGTAAAAAAAGCAATTATCCCTGCCGCAGGCTTAGGCACTAGGTTTTTACCAGCAACAAAAGCAATGCCTAAAGAAATGCTTCCAATTGTAGATAAGCCTACTATCCAATACATTGTGGAAGAGGCAGTTGCTTCAGGTATTGAGGATATTATGATTGTCACTGGAAAGGGTAAACGCGCAATTGAAGACCATTTTGACACAGCTTTTGAGTTAGAACAGAGCTTAATAGAAAAGGAAAAATATGACCTGCTTCATAAAGTTCAAGCAGCATCTAATATAGCTAATATTCATTACATTAGGCAAAAAGAACCAAAGGGTTTAGGACATGCTATTTGGAGTGCAAGAAAGTTTATTAATGATGAACCATTTGCTGTTTTGTTAGGGGATGACATAGTCGTATCAGACCCACCTTGCTTAAGGCAGTTAATTAATGAATATGAGGAAACAGAAGCACCAATTATAGGTGTACAACAAGTACAAGAGCATGAGACTGAAAAATATGGAATTATAAACCCTATAGAAAAAAATGGACGACGTTATCAAGTTAGTGAATTTATAGAAAAACCAAAGCAAGGTACAGCTCCGTCAAATTTAGCAATAATGGGTCGCTATATTTTAACACCACAAATATTTCGATTTTTGGATAAGCAGGAAGTAGGGGCTGGGGGCGAAATACAGTTGACTGATGCCATTCAAAAGTTAAATGAAATACAACGTGTTTTTGCTTATGATTTTGATGGTGTGAGATATGATGTGGGCGAAAAATTAGGTTTTATTCAAACGACATTAGAGTTTTCTATGAAAAATGACGAGATAAAGTCCTCCGTTATTCGTATAATGGAAGATTTACTTCAGAGAGAAAAAGTAAAACCTCAAGCATAAAGAACACAAACAATATTGAAGAAATCAATAACAGGGATTAAGTAATGTAGGTCAATTATATAGCATAAATAATGTTGATTGTGCGCTGGAATTATTGATTCAATGTGACATAGAAGGTGACCTCATATAAACAAGCAGAAAGACAAAAGAGGCAACCAACAAGGATATACGAGTTCGAAAGTGCTATTTTGAATTAAATATAGGTTAATATGTGTGGTCGGGACTTCCACTTTGACCATAGAATTATATATACTTAAAGTAATGAATACTAAATGAAGAAGGTGGAAGTAGTGGAAAGATTATATGAACTTCTTAAAAACCATTATGATGAGATGGTGGAAATCAGGAGACATTTACATCAGCACCCTGAGCTTTCTTTTAAAGAAGTAACAACGCCTGCATACATTGCCGATTACCATAAGCACTTAGGCCATGAGGTTAGATCAGAAGTAGGAGGACGTGGAGTTGTTGCAACGTTACGAGGTGGTCAACCTGGAAAGACAGTGGCACTTCGAGCTGATTTTGACGCATTAGCAATCCATGAAGAAAATGATGTGGAATATAAGTCAAAGGTTGACGGAGTTATGCATGCTTGCGGACATGATGGTCATACTGCGACATTGTTAGTATTAGCTAAGGTGTTAAATATGATGAAGGAAGAGTTACAAGGAAATATCGTCTTTATTCATCAGCACGCAGAAGAGGTAGCTCCAGGAGGGGCGATTGACATGATTAATGATGGCTGCCTTGATGGTGTTGACGTAATTTTTGGAACACACTTATGGGCAACTTCACCTGTTGGACAGATTTCATGTAGGAAAGGTGCACTCATGGCTGCCGCTGATAGATTTGAAATTACTGTACAAGGTAAAGGAGGTCATGGGGCAGAGCCTCACCTTACAAAAGACTCAGTAGTTATAGGAGCACAACTTGTTACAAATCTGCAGCAAATTGTTTCTAGAAGAGTAGACCCTTTACAATCGGCAGTAATTTCTGTAGGGTCTTTTGAGGCGAGTAATCCATTTAACGTCATATCAGATTCTGCTGTTCTAATTGGTACAGCTCGATCATTTGATGAGACAGTGAGAGATCTAATTGAACAAGAGTTAGAGAGAGTTGTCAAAGGAACATGCCTTTCTTCTGATGCGGATTATACATTTAACTTTACAAGAGGTTACCCTCCTGTAATTAATCATCAAGCTGAAGCTCAGTATTTAATGGATATAGCGAAAAATGTACCTGGTGTAGATGAAGTTATTACGTGTGAGCCTTCTATGGGAGGAGAGGATTTCGCGTATTATCTTCAACATGTACAAGGCGCATTCTTTTTCACAGGAGCAAAGAGCCCTACATGGGAAAAAGCTTATCCACATCATCACCCTAAGTTTAATATTGATGAAGAGGCTATGTTAATTGCTGCCAAAACACTAGGAGCAGTGACTTTATCGTACCTTAAGCAATATGCTACTATAAACGCATAATGGAAGTTGTTTAATATTTTATGAAATTATTAGATTCTAGTTTGCTATAAAGAAAAATGGCTACAGCATTGTTAAAATGTTGTGGCCATTTCTGCTTTCTGTATGTCTAGCTCTACCTCCTAATCCCTCGAGGTCACTTCACCATTTCATTTGAAGTCAAAGAGCGCCTTCTAATGAAATGCTTCCAGTGCTTGTCGGGATTAAGCAGTCGGCTGCGCTTTTCTGTATGTCTAGCTCCAGCGCCTATCCCCTCGAGTCGCTTCACCATTTCTCATGAAGTCAAAAAGCGACTTCAAGTGAAATGCTTCCAGCGCTTGTCAGGGATGATCAAGGCGCTACCGCTTTTCTGTATGTCTAGCTCCACCTCCTAATCCCTCGAGGTCACTTCACCATTTCATTTGAAGTCAAAGAGCGCCTTCTAATGAAATGCTTCCAGTGCTTGTCGGGATTAAGCAGTCGGCTGCGCTTTTCTAACTGTCTAGCTCCAGCACCTATCCCCTCGAGTCGCTTCACCATTTCTCATGAAGTCAAAAAGTGACTTCAAGCGAAATGCTTCCAGCGCTTGTCGGGGATGAACAAGGCGCTTACGCTTTTCTTAATAAGTTAGGGCTTTGGAGATGACCCAGCCTATTGCTAATGACATTAATAATAAGAATGTACCAACCGCACGGTTATCTTTATCAATTGCTTCTTTAATACTAAATCGAATCGTCACAACTTCAGCTAAAATGGAAGCAATGATTTGTGCGAGTATCCCGATTGAACCCCAAATAATCATGTCAATGATAGAGATCGAGTATTCCATTGCCGATCCAATAACAAAGGCGATACCAAGGAGCTTACCACCAATGACCATAGCTGCTGCTCTGTTCCCCTGTCCTATCATTTTGAATTTTTCATTCTTTGTCGTTAGTTCAAAAACAATAAGCCCAATAATTAACATCAATAGTGCAGTACCAGCATAAGCTAGAAAGTTTAAGTATAAATTCATTATAGTTCTCCTCTCAACATTTTCATCTTTTGATACCGATTGGCAAAAAGTAAGATAGATTATCAGTTATTTTGTTTCCGACACGAAAGCCAATGGCACTTGCTCTTCCTTGGAGTAAAAAAGAACCTATAATAATATGGCCTTCTTTCATTCCGTTCACTGTTTGAAAGCTAGTCTTTGGTAACTCGACTAATTGCTGGTACACAGGCAAAGAGCTCGTATAGGACTTATTCTTATCCTCTAGTATTTTTTCTCCTTTTGATGAGAATATTTCAACAGTATCTCCTTCTCGTCCGAAAGAAGGTTTTTTGACATAGTTTAGTTCATTTGCTATTAAAGGGTCTGCCTCTAAATAAGTAGGGAGAAAATATGTTGATATTCGATCATGCTCGATTTTTGAAAAAAAGTCACTCTTATCCTCATGTAGCCCCCAAATGGCTGCAAGAATCGCTTTAGATTGTAATAAAAAAGCTGAGGGTGGATTGATAATTGCAAGCTTTTGATCACGAACAAGGTCAAGTAACATGACCCCTATATTATTGTTAAACTCATCTTTATCACATACCAAATGCTCTAAAGGATATGTTTGACGATATAACACATCGATTTTACGCCCATTTTCATCGTATAATCCTTCTGATTGTTTAATTTGTAGCTTATGAAGCGGCACGAATCTTGAAGGAATATTTGCCAAGTCTTGAAGGTAAAGTGAGGTGTTTAAATCTTCATCACTTTCTTCGTGGGATGTAAATACGACATACGGATTGCTTATCTCCTGTACATATTTAATACTAGAGAAAATCGCTTGTCGTACAGAATTAGCTAAAAGTTCTTCTTCATGATGATTAGGGTTTTGATACCCGAATGCATCACATACCTTACCGTTGATTGAGAATAGCTCTTTAATAAAGGTAGGTGTATCAGCGTTAAATTCTAAAACCTTATAAGTGCTACCTACTTTTACTAGATCAAGTCGTGCAATGATCGTTTCTACGTCGATGGTTTGTAGACGAAGATAAGGAATTGACTCATTGGGGAACCCAAGCTGCTGCAGTGTTTCGTTATTAACGTGCCTTAATAGTCGAGCAACCTTAAAAAAGATGCTCCCAATGTGACTTGAAGCAAGGCGGATGTTTTCTACTTCATCCTTAGTGAGAGGATGAATATCAAATAATGCGTATTCTTGACCATACATGTCAGGCCAAAATTTGGGTATACGATCGTAAAACACTCTTCTGTGAATTTCCCATTCCTTCATCGTAGTAGTTATTACCCTCCGTATGATCCACTGCTACTCTTACCAAATCCAGATGAACTACTTGAACTTGATTGTGACTTTTGAGTGGAAGTTGTTGATTGTTCAGAATTAGTTGACACGGAATTATTTGAAGATTTAGTTTGTGACTGGTTTGATTGGGAGGTGGAATTGTTAGTATTATTATTTACAGCATTCGTTGAAGATGAAACAAAACTTTTACTATACTTCCCACTTTTTATGTCAGCTTTTGTTTTGAATAGCTTATTTTGATAAAAGTAATGACCGCGATAATCTGAATCATCGTCATCACATTCATACATTTCATCATCAACATCCCAGTCCCACTCATCACAGCCAACTACCGATGGCTCGATTGGAATGGTTCTTGTATCCCCATCTCCGCTATCAGTTGTTTCATAAGTATACTCATTTGCCGCACTTGAACAACCAGATAACCCAGTTGCAATCACAGCCGCTGATAAACCTTTAATTAATTTTATAGTTTTGCTCATAGTACACCTGCTTTCAAAAAATCACATTCATATCGTATCATAGAAACTTAATGTTGTAATTAGGTACAAATGGTAAAAAATGATTAATTTTGTCCTTCTTTATAAAGAGTATTATACGATCATATTTTCTTCCCCTTATCTCTTTTACGTGTTGCGTTAATAAAAGTTTCATCCTGCATGCTTCCTGTTGTTAATGATGTAGCTTCTGTAATCGAATTATCGATAGCCATCTCTTTGTGGAGATAGTACGCTACAAACGGTAATTGTAAACATATATTTAATTTTTAGTGAGAAAAACATGGTAAAGAAGCTATATAAAAGTTGACAATTATTTCAATATGTTTATAGTAGGTAGTATAATAACTACTAAAGGGAGTAAGAAGTGGAAGAAATTTATAATGAACTTCAAAAGTTGGGTTTTTCTAAATATGAATGTAAAGCTTATATAAGCTTGCTAAAGAAATCTCCTAGTACAGGATATGAAATTAGTAAGCTTTCAGGAGTTCCACGATCGATGATATATGAAGTGATAGCTAAATTGTTGGATAAGGGTGCGATATATAAAGTGCCTTCTGATCCTGTGAAATATAGTCCTGTACCTGCTAAGGAATTAATCACAAGGTTTAGGAGCCAATTTGAACAGTCATTTGATTACCTAGAAAAAAATTTAATGACATTAGAAGGAGAACGCGAAGCAGATGTTATTTGGCATATCCGTAGTGACGAACTAGTTATAGCGGAAATAGTTGATTTAATTGGCAAGGCTGAAAAAGAACTATGGTTATCAGTATGGGAGCCACAAACTCCTATGATACAAGAAGCTGTCGATCAGCGTCATGAAGAAGGAGTTAAAATCTTTACTATTTTGTTCGGTAATCGACATTTACAATTAGGATCGACTTATCACCATAACTACATGCCACCAGATGTAGTGAAAGAAAGAACAGGTGGTCATTTAACAATTGCTGCTAGAGATGGAGAAGAGGTAATCATAGCAAATTTTTCTGAAGAAACACCTGCTTGGGCAGTCAAATCGAAAGATCCTGCACTTATATTAGTCGCAACTGAATATATTAGGCATGATATTATGATTGAAGAAATCACTCGTAAATTTGGTGAGGATAAATTAGATTCACTATGGAGAAAGGACAATGACCTTCTTCATGTTGTAACAGGAAAGCGGTTCAAATGAATTGAGCCGCCTTTTTTACACACGAATTATTAGTAGTTAGAAAGATAACATCTAATATTAAGTTGTTATGTAAACTTGTGAAGGGAGAAATGTGATGCCTAGCATAAATGTTGAACAAAAAAACATATCCCAGAGAAAAAAACTACAAAATAGTCACTTGTTCTTAAAAGGGTCAAGGGTTGCTCTACCAATTGCGATTGGTTATTTTCCGATTGCAGTTACATTCGGAATGATTGCTGTCCAATCAGGTTTGTCGCTATGGCATTCAACCTTTATGTCAATCGCTGTCTTTGCAGGTGCGAGTCAATTTATGGCAGCAAGTATGGTGATGGTCAATGCAACTGTAATCGAAATTATTGTAGCTACATTTGTCCTTAATTTTCGTCATTTCATTATGAGTATGTCATTCATAAATAAACTAAACCATATTCCTATGAAGTGGAAAGCTTTGTTATCTTTCGGTATAACAGATGAAACATTTTCAGTATTTTCATTACAAGGTAAGGAAAAAGATGCCACAAATCAATTTTTTATTCTAGGCATATTTGCAACAGCGTATGTATCATGGATAGCAGGGACTCTTGTTGGTGGACTTTTTTCGAGTATTTTTCCGCCGGTTATTAGTCAAGGTATGTCCGTTGGTCTATATGCAATGTTCATTGCCCTAGTAGTACCAGTAGCGCGGAAATCAAGGTTAGTATTGAGCATCGTTGTAATAAGTATGGTCATTTGTACATTTGCGTCAATGATTGTAAGCTCAGGTTGGGCTATTGTCATAGCTACACTTATAAGTAGCCTCATAGGTGTGTTTTTCAAAGAACGAGAATCTATACAACAAAATAGCTAGTAAACTTGCATTGATCAAAGTATACCCAATCACAAAAGGGTAGGTTAATAAATGTTATCAATGATAGAAATGAGGTTTGTAGATGATATGGAAATATTATTAATTATTATTGGTATGGCAATTGTAACATTTATACCACGTGTTATCCCAGCATTTGTCATTAATTTCGTTACATTTCCCAATTGGGTTAATCGTTGGTTATCATATATCCCATATGCAGCATTGGGGGCACTGATTTTCCCAGGGATTTTAACAATTCAAGAAGATAATATTTTTATTGGCTTAACCGGAGGCATTGTTGCTGTATTATTGTCGTTATTACGTTTACACATTTTGTTAGTGTTATCAGGTTCAATCATAGCTGTCGTTATCATGTTAATAATGATGTAGTCTCTTTTCGGAAGCTTTGTTGCTAATGGGTAGGGTGATGAAGTTTTATCCGAGCCCCATAACGATGAGGTCATAATAAAAAAGGTGGATACAATCTTGTTCCACCTTTTTGTTATTTTCAAGTAAGTTATTTTACAACACGTAATACTACATCGATATTACCACGAGTAGCTTTTGAATATGGGCAAACGTGATGAGCTTCTTGAATTAATTCCTTCGCCACATCAACTTCCACACCAGGGATTTTCACATCAAGTTGAACTGCTAATTTAAATCCGCCAGCTGGATCGTTTCCAATTGATACTTGTGCAGTTACTTGAGTATCTCCAATCGCCATCTTTTTATTACGAGCAACTAATTTTAATGCACTTTCATAACAAGCTGCGTATCCTGCTGCAAATAATTGCTCTGGGTTAGTTCCACTTCCACCAGGACCTTGAAGTTCTTTCGGCATGCTTAAATCTAATTGAATAGCACCATCACTTGAAGAAACCTTTCCTTCTCTTCCACCTTGAACTGTAGCTTTTGCTGTATAAATTGCTTCCATTTTTCATTCTCCTTTATAGTAAGTGTTACACAATTTAGTTGTGCACAATTTAATTTTGTAATACTAATATAACTAGTAAAATTTTATTTGTCAACAGTTTTTATTTATGTTTTGGAAGAGTATTGTGTCATCAGAATCATTATGTGCTGATCAACATGTAAATATTCAATATGTTTTTACGTTAAAAATAACTAACGTATTCTGAGTAGTTGACAATTAATGTGTAAAAAGATAATTTTATTTGTAAGAAATTAATTGTGCACAACTTTTTTGAAATGTAGGTGGGAAAAAATGAACAATGATGAATTACTTAAATTAGATAACCAGCTCTGTTTCTCTGTTTATGCCTTATCTAGAGAAATTACTAAAATGTACCGACCATTATTAGATGAGCTTGGCATAACATATCCTCAATATCTTGTTTTACTTGTACTGTGGGAAAGTGGAGAGAGCACAGTGAAAGAGTTAGGTGAACAATTGTTTTTAGATTCTGGGACTTTAACGCCCTTATTAAAAAGAATGCAAGATGGAGGGTTGATCGTTAGAGAAAGGTCTAGTGTAGATGAAAGAAGAGTGTTAATTAAATTAACCGAGGGCGGGAAACTGTTACAAGAAAAAGCTATTTGCATACCAATGTCATTAATTGACATTGGTGAGATGTCATCAAATGAATTGGTTAGTATGAGGAAACTAGTTCAACAGCTACTTAATCAAGTACATCAAGTGAATGTAAAAAAGTAGTGATTATCATACATGCAATTATATAAAATGTTAAAATTAAAATGTAATGATATTTAACCACTTGCATTAATGTAGATTTTTGATAAAATAATTTTCAAACTTATATATTTATTAAACGATGAAGGATCAATAGT contains:
- the galU gene encoding UTP--glucose-1-phosphate uridylyltransferase GalU, which codes for MKTVKKAIIPAAGLGTRFLPATKAMPKEMLPIVDKPTIQYIVEEAVASGIEDIMIVTGKGKRAIEDHFDTAFELEQSLIEKEKYDLLHKVQAASNIANIHYIRQKEPKGLGHAIWSARKFINDEPFAVLLGDDIVVSDPPCLRQLINEYEETEAPIIGVQQVQEHETEKYGIINPIEKNGRRYQVSEFIEKPKQGTAPSNLAIMGRYILTPQIFRFLDKQEVGAGGEIQLTDAIQKLNEIQRVFAYDFDGVRYDVGEKLGFIQTTLEFSMKNDEIKSSVIRIMEDLLQREKVKPQA
- a CDS encoding M20 family metallopeptidase yields the protein MERLYELLKNHYDEMVEIRRHLHQHPELSFKEVTTPAYIADYHKHLGHEVRSEVGGRGVVATLRGGQPGKTVALRADFDALAIHEENDVEYKSKVDGVMHACGHDGHTATLLVLAKVLNMMKEELQGNIVFIHQHAEEVAPGGAIDMINDGCLDGVDVIFGTHLWATSPVGQISCRKGALMAAADRFEITVQGKGGHGAEPHLTKDSVVIGAQLVTNLQQIVSRRVDPLQSAVISVGSFEASNPFNVISDSAVLIGTARSFDETVRDLIEQELERVVKGTCLSSDADYTFNFTRGYPPVINHQAEAQYLMDIAKNVPGVDEVITCEPSMGGEDFAYYLQHVQGAFFFTGAKSPTWEKAYPHHHPKFNIDEEAMLIAAKTLGAVTLSYLKQYATINA
- a CDS encoding DUF350 domain-containing protein, with the translated sequence MNLYLNFLAYAGTALLMLIIGLIVFELTTKNEKFKMIGQGNRAAAMVIGGKLLGIAFVIGSAMEYSISIIDMIIWGSIGILAQIIASILAEVVTIRFSIKEAIDKDNRAVGTFLLLMSLAIGWVISKALTY
- a CDS encoding glutathionylspermidine synthase family protein, translating into MKEWEIHRRVFYDRIPKFWPDMYGQEYALFDIHPLTKDEVENIRLASSHIGSIFFKVARLLRHVNNETLQQLGFPNESIPYLRLQTIDVETIIARLDLVKVGSTYKVLEFNADTPTFIKELFSINGKVCDAFGYQNPNHHEEELLANSVRQAIFSSIKYVQEISNPYVVFTSHEESDEDLNTSLYLQDLANIPSRFVPLHKLQIKQSEGLYDENGRKIDVLYRQTYPLEHLVCDKDEFNNNIGVMLLDLVRDQKLAIINPPSAFLLQSKAILAAIWGLHEDKSDFFSKIEHDRISTYFLPTYLEADPLIANELNYVKKPSFGREGDTVEIFSSKGEKILEDKNKSYTSSLPVYQQLVELPKTSFQTVNGMKEGHIIIGSFLLQGRASAIGFRVGNKITDNLSYFLPIGIKR
- a CDS encoding helix-turn-helix domain-containing protein, which encodes MEEIYNELQKLGFSKYECKAYISLLKKSPSTGYEISKLSGVPRSMIYEVIAKLLDKGAIYKVPSDPVKYSPVPAKELITRFRSQFEQSFDYLEKNLMTLEGEREADVIWHIRSDELVIAEIVDLIGKAEKELWLSVWEPQTPMIQEAVDQRHEEGVKIFTILFGNRHLQLGSTYHHNYMPPDVVKERTGGHLTIAARDGEEVIIANFSEETPAWAVKSKDPALILVATEYIRHDIMIEEITRKFGEDKLDSLWRKDNDLLHVVTGKRFK
- a CDS encoding AzlC family ABC transporter permease yields the protein MPSINVEQKNISQRKKLQNSHLFLKGSRVALPIAIGYFPIAVTFGMIAVQSGLSLWHSTFMSIAVFAGASQFMAASMVMVNATVIEIIVATFVLNFRHFIMSMSFINKLNHIPMKWKALLSFGITDETFSVFSLQGKEKDATNQFFILGIFATAYVSWIAGTLVGGLFSSIFPPVISQGMSVGLYAMFIALVVPVARKSRLVLSIVVISMVICTFASMIVSSGWAIVIATLISSLIGVFFKERESIQQNS
- a CDS encoding AzlD domain-containing protein; the encoded protein is MLSMIEMRFVDDMEILLIIIGMAIVTFIPRVIPAFVINFVTFPNWVNRWLSYIPYAALGALIFPGILTIQEDNIFIGLTGGIVAVLLSLLRLHILLVLSGSIIAVVIMLIMM
- a CDS encoding organic hydroperoxide resistance protein translates to MEAIYTAKATVQGGREGKVSSSDGAIQLDLSMPKELQGPGGSGTNPEQLFAAGYAACYESALKLVARNKKMAIGDTQVTAQVSIGNDPAGGFKLAVQLDVKIPGVEVDVAKELIQEAHHVCPYSKATRGNIDVVLRVVK
- a CDS encoding MarR family transcriptional regulator, whose amino-acid sequence is MNNDELLKLDNQLCFSVYALSREITKMYRPLLDELGITYPQYLVLLVLWESGESTVKELGEQLFLDSGTLTPLLKRMQDGGLIVRERSSVDERRVLIKLTEGGKLLQEKAICIPMSLIDIGEMSSNELVSMRKLVQQLLNQVHQVNVKK